One Streptomyces fagopyri DNA window includes the following coding sequences:
- a CDS encoding LemA family protein, whose amino-acid sequence MTATLIWILVGLAAIGLYLSWTAGRLDRLHARIDAARAALDAQLLRRASVAQELATSGVLDPAASIVLYEAAHAARQAEEEQREVAESELSQALRAVFGEVQQVEAVREAPGGDAAASELAQAVRRVPMARRFHNDAVRAARALRRHRKVRWFRLAGHARFPMAFEMDDEPPTALADRPTT is encoded by the coding sequence GTGACCGCAACCTTGATCTGGATCCTCGTCGGCCTCGCCGCGATCGGCCTCTACCTGAGCTGGACCGCGGGGCGTCTCGACCGGCTGCACGCCCGGATCGACGCCGCGCGCGCCGCACTCGACGCGCAGCTGCTGCGCCGTGCCTCGGTCGCCCAGGAACTGGCCACCTCCGGGGTGCTCGACCCGGCCGCCTCGATCGTGCTGTACGAGGCGGCGCATGCGGCCAGACAGGCGGAGGAGGAACAGCGTGAGGTCGCCGAGAGCGAGCTGAGCCAGGCCCTGCGGGCCGTTTTCGGAGAGGTGCAGCAGGTCGAGGCGGTGCGGGAGGCGCCGGGCGGGGACGCGGCGGCGAGTGAGCTGGCGCAGGCGGTGCGACGGGTGCCGATGGCCCGGCGGTTCCACAACGACGCGGTGCGGGCGGCGCGGGCGCTGCGGAGGCATCGCAAGGTGCGGTGGTTCCGGCTGGCCGGTCACGCGCGGTTCCCGATGGCGTTCGAGATGGACGACGAGCCGCCCACCGCGTTGGCCGACCGGCCCACCACCTGA
- the pdxS gene encoding pyridoxal 5'-phosphate synthase lyase subunit PdxS, whose translation MSSTLPTPARPEDNAATGTARVKRGMAEQLKGGVIMDVVTPEQAKIAEDAGAVAVMALERVPADIRKDGGVARMSDPDMIEGIIEAVSIPVMAKSRIGHFVEAQVLQSLGVDYIDESEVLTPADEVNHSDKWAFTTPFVCGATNLGEALRRIAEGAAMIRSKGEAGTGNVVEAVRHLRQIKNEIARLRGYDNNELYAAAKELRAPYEIVKEVAELGKLPVVLFSAGGVATPADAALMRQLGAEGVFVGSGIFKSGDPAKRAAAIVKATTFYDDPKIIADASRNLGEAMVGINCDTLPEAERYANRGW comes from the coding sequence GTGTCCAGCACGCTCCCCACCCCCGCCCGCCCCGAAGACAACGCGGCGACCGGCACCGCCCGAGTGAAGCGCGGCATGGCCGAGCAGCTCAAGGGCGGCGTGATCATGGACGTCGTCACCCCCGAACAGGCGAAGATCGCCGAGGACGCGGGCGCCGTCGCCGTCATGGCCCTGGAGCGGGTCCCGGCCGACATCCGCAAGGACGGCGGCGTGGCCCGGATGTCCGACCCGGACATGATCGAGGGCATCATCGAAGCCGTCTCGATCCCCGTCATGGCCAAGTCCCGCATCGGCCACTTCGTCGAGGCCCAGGTCCTGCAGTCCCTCGGCGTCGACTACATCGACGAGTCCGAGGTCCTCACCCCGGCCGACGAGGTCAACCACTCCGACAAGTGGGCGTTCACGACCCCCTTCGTCTGCGGTGCGACCAACCTGGGCGAGGCCCTGCGCCGTATCGCCGAGGGTGCCGCCATGATCCGCTCCAAGGGCGAGGCCGGCACCGGCAACGTCGTCGAGGCCGTCCGCCACCTGCGCCAGATCAAGAACGAGATCGCCAGGCTGCGCGGCTACGACAACAATGAGCTGTACGCCGCGGCCAAGGAACTGCGCGCCCCGTACGAGATCGTCAAGGAGGTCGCCGAACTCGGCAAGCTCCCGGTGGTCCTGTTCTCCGCGGGCGGCGTCGCCACTCCCGCCGACGCGGCGCTGATGCGCCAGCTCGGTGCCGAGGGCGTCTTCGTCGGCTCCGGCATCTTCAAATCCGGTGACCCGGCCAAGCGCGCCGCCGCCATCGTGAAGGCCACCACCTTCTACGACGACCCGAAGATCATCGCGGACGCGTCCCGCAACCTGGGCGAGGCCATGGTCGGCATCAACTGCGACACCCTCCCCGAGGCCGAGCGCTACGCCAACCGCGGCTGGTAG
- the pdxT gene encoding pyridoxal 5'-phosphate synthase glutaminase subunit PdxT, with protein MSTPVIGVLALQGDVREHLIALAAADAVARAVRRPEELAEVDGLVIPGGESTTISKLAHLFGMMEPLRARVRDGMPVYGTCAGMIMLADKILDPRSGQETIGGIDMIVRRNAFGRQNESFEAAVDVEGVDGDPVEGVFIRAPWVESVGAEAEVLATHEGHIVAVRQGNALATSFHPELTGDHRVHGLFVDMVRANRTPGS; from the coding sequence ATGAGCACCCCCGTCATAGGCGTCCTGGCCCTCCAGGGTGACGTACGGGAGCACCTCATCGCCCTGGCCGCGGCCGACGCCGTGGCCAGGGCGGTGCGGCGCCCCGAGGAACTCGCCGAGGTGGATGGCCTGGTCATCCCCGGCGGCGAGTCCACGACCATCTCCAAGCTGGCCCACCTGTTCGGCATGATGGAGCCCCTGCGCGCGCGTGTGCGCGACGGCATGCCCGTGTACGGCACCTGCGCCGGCATGATCATGCTCGCCGACAAGATCCTCGACCCGCGCTCGGGGCAGGAGACGATCGGCGGCATCGACATGATCGTGCGCCGCAACGCCTTCGGGCGCCAGAACGAGTCCTTCGAGGCGGCGGTCGACGTCGAGGGCGTCGACGGCGATCCCGTCGAGGGCGTCTTCATCCGCGCCCCCTGGGTCGAGTCCGTGGGCGCGGAGGCCGAGGTGCTGGCCACGCACGAGGGTCACATCGTCGCCGTGCGCCAGGGCAACGCGCTGGCCACGTCCTTCCACCCGGAATTGACCGGAGACCACCGCGTGCACGGCCTGTTCGTCGACATGGTGCGCGCGAACCGGACACCCGGCTCCTAG
- a CDS encoding YebC/PmpR family DNA-binding transcriptional regulator codes for MSGHSKWATTKHKKAVIDAKRGKLFAKMIKNIEVAARTGGADVSGNPTLFDAIQKAKKSSVPNKNIDSAVKRGAGLEAGGADYETIMYEGYGPNGVAVLIECLTDNRNRAASDVRVAMTRNGGNMADPGSVSYLFNRKGVVIVPKGELTEDDVLGAVLDAGAEEVNDLGESFEVISEATDLVAVRTALQGAGIDYDSADANFVPTMQVELDEDGARKIFKLIDALEDSDDVQNVFANFDVSDEVMEKVDA; via the coding sequence ATGTCCGGCCACTCTAAATGGGCTACGACGAAGCACAAGAAGGCCGTGATCGACGCCAAGCGCGGCAAGCTCTTCGCGAAGATGATCAAGAACATCGAGGTCGCGGCCCGCACGGGCGGCGCCGACGTGTCCGGCAACCCGACGCTCTTCGACGCCATCCAGAAGGCCAAGAAGAGCTCGGTCCCGAACAAGAACATCGACTCGGCGGTCAAGCGTGGCGCCGGCCTCGAAGCCGGTGGCGCCGACTACGAGACGATCATGTACGAGGGTTACGGCCCGAACGGTGTCGCGGTGCTCATCGAGTGCCTCACCGACAACCGTAACCGCGCCGCTTCGGACGTCCGCGTCGCCATGACCCGCAACGGCGGCAACATGGCCGACCCGGGTTCGGTGTCGTACCTCTTCAACCGCAAGGGCGTCGTCATCGTCCCCAAGGGCGAACTGACCGAGGACGACGTCCTGGGCGCCGTGCTCGACGCGGGTGCCGAGGAGGTCAACGACCTCGGTGAGTCCTTCGAGGTCATCTCCGAGGCGACCGACCTGGTCGCCGTGCGCACCGCACTCCAGGGCGCCGGGATCGACTACGACTCCGCTGACGCCAACTTCGTCCCGACCATGCAGGTCGAACTGGACGAGGACGGCGCCCGGAAGATCTTCAAGCTGATCGACGCGCTCGAGGACAGCGACGACGTGCAGAACGTCTTCGCCAACTTCGACGTCAGCGACGAGGTCATGGAGAAGGTCGACGCCTGA
- the ruvC gene encoding crossover junction endodeoxyribonuclease RuvC, with protein sequence MRVLGVDPGLTRCGVGVVEGVAGQPLTMRGVGVVRTPADAELGLRLVAVEQGIERWLDEYAPECVAVERVFSQHNVRTVMGTAQASAVAMLCAARRGIPVALHTPSEVKAAVTGNGRADKAQVGAMVTRLLRLDAPPKPADAADALALAICHIWRAPAQNRLQQAVAQNRLQQAAAPHAARAASQAAPHHASKGRTA encoded by the coding sequence GTGCGGGTACTGGGTGTCGACCCGGGGCTGACCCGATGCGGTGTCGGCGTGGTCGAAGGAGTCGCGGGCCAGCCCCTGACCATGCGCGGTGTCGGCGTCGTACGCACCCCCGCGGACGCCGAGTTGGGCCTGCGCCTCGTCGCCGTCGAGCAGGGCATCGAGCGGTGGCTCGACGAGTACGCGCCCGAATGCGTCGCGGTGGAGCGGGTGTTCAGCCAGCACAACGTCCGTACGGTGATGGGCACCGCCCAGGCCAGCGCCGTCGCCATGCTCTGTGCCGCCCGGCGCGGCATCCCCGTCGCCCTGCACACCCCGAGCGAGGTCAAGGCCGCCGTCACCGGCAACGGACGCGCGGACAAGGCCCAGGTCGGGGCGATGGTCACCCGGCTGCTCAGGCTCGACGCGCCGCCCAAGCCGGCCGACGCCGCCGACGCCCTCGCGCTGGCGATCTGTCACATCTGGCGCGCACCCGCCCAGAACCGACTCCAGCAGGCCGTCGCGCAGAACCGACTCCAGCAGGCGGCCGCCCCGCACGCGGCGCGAGCTGCGTCGCAGGCCGCACCGCACCACGCATCGAAAGGCCGTACCGCATGA
- the ruvA gene encoding Holliday junction branch migration protein RuvA yields MIAFVSGPVAALAPDSAVVEVGGIGIAVQCTPGTLATLRTGRPARLATSLVVREDSLTLYGFADDDERGTFELLQTASGVGPRLAQAMLAVHTPDALRRAIATGDEKALTAVPGIGKRGAQKLLLELKDRLGAPLGTGTGIGAPVSTGWREQLHAALIGLGYSTREADEAVSAVAPQAEAEEGAPQVGRLLKAALQTLNRAR; encoded by the coding sequence ATGATCGCCTTCGTCAGCGGCCCGGTCGCCGCCCTCGCCCCCGACTCGGCGGTGGTGGAGGTCGGCGGCATCGGCATCGCCGTCCAGTGCACTCCGGGCACCCTCGCCACGCTCCGCACCGGCCGGCCGGCCCGGCTCGCCACCTCCCTGGTGGTCCGCGAGGACTCCCTGACCCTGTACGGCTTCGCGGACGACGACGAGCGCGGGACCTTCGAGCTGCTGCAGACCGCGAGTGGTGTCGGTCCACGCCTCGCCCAGGCCATGCTGGCCGTGCACACCCCCGACGCCCTGCGACGCGCGATCGCCACGGGTGACGAGAAGGCACTCACCGCCGTCCCCGGCATCGGCAAGCGGGGAGCCCAGAAACTCCTGCTGGAGCTCAAGGACCGGCTCGGCGCGCCGCTCGGCACCGGCACCGGGATCGGCGCCCCGGTCAGCACCGGCTGGCGCGAGCAGCTGCACGCCGCGCTGATCGGCCTCGGATACTCCACCCGAGAGGCCGACGAGGCGGTCTCCGCGGTCGCCCCGCAGGCCGAGGCCGAGGAGGGCGCACCCCAGGTGGGCAGGCTCCTGAAGGCCGCCCTGCAGACCCTCAACCGCGCCCGCTGA
- the ruvB gene encoding Holliday junction branch migration DNA helicase RuvB — translation MNWDDTTDETAADRLVGASADREDQAVEAALRPKDLDEFIGQEKVREQLDLVLRAARARGATADHVLLSGAPGLGKTTLSMIIAAEMGAPIRITSGPAIQHAGDLAAILSSLQEGEVFFLDEIHRMSRPAEEMLYMAMEDFRVDVIVGKGPGATAIPLELPPFTLVGATTRAGLLPPPLRDRFGFTAHMEFYEPAELQRVIHRSAHLLDVEIGAEGAAEIAGRSRGTPRIANRLLRRVRDYAQVKADGIITREIAAAALKVYEVDARGLDRLDRGVLEALLKLFGGGPVGLSTLAVAVGEERETVEEVAEPFLVREGLLARTPRGRVATPAAWAHLGLTPPQRTMGGNGQGDLFGA, via the coding sequence ATGAACTGGGACGACACGACCGACGAGACAGCCGCCGACCGGCTCGTCGGCGCGTCCGCCGACCGTGAGGACCAGGCCGTCGAGGCGGCCCTGCGGCCCAAGGACCTGGACGAGTTCATCGGCCAGGAGAAGGTCCGCGAGCAGCTCGACCTCGTACTGCGCGCCGCCCGCGCCCGTGGCGCCACCGCCGACCACGTCCTGCTCTCCGGCGCCCCCGGCCTCGGCAAGACCACCCTCTCGATGATCATCGCGGCCGAGATGGGCGCCCCCATCCGCATCACCAGTGGCCCCGCCATCCAGCACGCCGGGGACCTCGCCGCGATCCTCTCCTCGCTCCAGGAGGGCGAGGTGTTCTTCCTGGACGAGATCCATCGCATGTCCCGGCCCGCCGAGGAGATGCTCTACATGGCGATGGAGGACTTCCGCGTCGACGTGATCGTCGGCAAGGGCCCGGGGGCCACCGCGATCCCCCTCGAGCTGCCGCCGTTCACCCTGGTCGGCGCCACCACCCGGGCAGGACTGCTGCCGCCCCCGCTGCGCGACCGCTTCGGCTTCACCGCGCACATGGAGTTCTACGAGCCCGCCGAGCTCCAGCGCGTCATCCACCGCTCCGCACATCTCCTCGACGTCGAGATCGGCGCCGAGGGCGCGGCCGAGATCGCCGGCCGTTCCCGGGGCACCCCCCGTATCGCCAACCGCCTGCTGCGCCGGGTCCGGGACTACGCGCAGGTCAAGGCCGACGGCATCATCACCCGCGAGATCGCCGCCGCCGCGCTGAAGGTCTACGAGGTCGACGCCCGAGGTCTCGACCGCCTGGACCGAGGAGTCCTGGAGGCCCTGCTCAAGCTCTTCGGCGGCGGCCCGGTCGGGCTGTCCACGCTCGCGGTCGCCGTGGGAGAGGAGCGGGAGACCGTGGAGGAGGTCGCCGAGCCCTTCCTGGTGCGCGAGGGACTGCTCGCCCGTACGCCCCGTGGCCGCGTCGCGACTCCGGCGGCATGGGCCCATCTCGGTCTCACCCCGCCCCAGCGGACCATGGGGGGAAACGGACAAGGGGACCTGTTCGGGGCGTGA
- the yajC gene encoding preprotein translocase subunit YajC — protein sequence MSLVTLLPFIVLIGAMFLMTRSAKKKQQQAASMRNELQPGSGVRTIGGMYATVKEVNEDSVLLDAGPGVDLLFAKNSIGAVLTDDEYNRIVHGIEHDLEADGSVVPDDASSLTETDEPAADASSDASDDKPIDLGKKDAADEPVDVKPAEGDAAEPKKTDGESGAK from the coding sequence GTGAGTCTCGTGACCCTCCTCCCGTTCATCGTGCTCATCGGGGCCATGTTCCTGATGACCCGGTCTGCCAAGAAGAAGCAGCAGCAGGCTGCTTCCATGCGCAACGAGCTGCAGCCCGGCTCCGGCGTGCGCACGATCGGTGGCATGTACGCCACGGTGAAGGAGGTCAACGAAGACTCGGTCCTTCTTGACGCGGGCCCCGGCGTGGACCTCCTCTTCGCGAAGAACTCGATCGGCGCCGTCCTCACCGACGACGAGTACAACCGCATCGTCCACGGCATCGAGCACGACCTCGAGGCCGACGGCTCGGTTGTCCCGGACGACGCCTCCTCCCTCACCGAGACCGACGAGCCCGCCGCCGACGCCTCTTCCGACGCCTCCGACGACAAGCCCATCGACCTCGGCAAGAAGGACGCCGCGGACGAGCCCGTCGACGTGAAGCCGGCCGAGGGCGACGCAGCAGAGCCGAAGAAGACCGACGGCGAGTCCGGCGCGAAGTAG
- the secD gene encoding protein translocase subunit SecD yields the protein MAAPKKGRSASAQSRPGRSLALILIAIVALTGGMFLSGHSTPRLGIDLAGGTSITLEAKNEPGQPNAINKTNMNTAVDIMNRRVNGLGVSEAEVQTQGDRNIIVNIPKGTNSKQALAQVGTTAKLYFRPVLVTEVSGKAAKASPSPSASSSDSSKDKATDKATGKATSSSSATPSATATSQGRAVTDALKADATPSGSASAKSSASTAATPTPSGSVDPATAKLQAQYAALDCTDKAVRAKAGDGVKATDPTVACGQNSSGQWQKYVLGPAEVSGTDIKSAAAVFDTQSAAGWKVTMDFTSGGSKKFADITGKLAKNQSPQNQFAIVLDGEVVSDPYVSQALTGGNAEISGSFTQTEAQDLANMLKYGALPLTFKAASVTTVTAALGGEQLHAGLIAGAIGLGLVIIYLVVYYRGLSIIAIASLMVSAILTYVLMALLGPAIGFALNLPAVCGAIVAIGITADSFIVFFERIRDEIREGRSLRPAVERAWPRARRTILVSDFVSFLAAAVLFIVTVGKVQGFAFTLGLTTLLDVVVVFLFTKPLMTILARKKFYASGHSWSGLDPKRLGAQPPLRRTRRASAPVDTKEA from the coding sequence GTGGCAGCACCGAAGAAGGGCCGGAGCGCGAGTGCCCAGAGCAGGCCGGGGCGCTCGCTTGCCCTCATCCTGATCGCCATCGTGGCGCTCACCGGGGGGATGTTCCTCTCCGGGCATTCCACCCCGCGTCTCGGCATCGACCTCGCCGGCGGCACCAGCATCACGCTGGAGGCGAAGAACGAGCCGGGCCAGCCGAACGCGATCAACAAGACCAACATGAACACCGCGGTCGACATCATGAACCGCCGTGTCAATGGTCTTGGTGTCTCCGAGGCCGAGGTCCAGACCCAGGGCGATCGCAACATCATCGTCAATATCCCCAAGGGCACGAACTCCAAGCAGGCCCTGGCGCAGGTCGGCACCACCGCCAAGCTCTACTTCCGCCCGGTGCTGGTCACCGAGGTCTCCGGGAAGGCCGCGAAGGCAAGCCCCTCGCCGAGCGCTTCCAGCAGCGACTCCTCGAAGGACAAGGCGACCGACAAGGCGACCGGCAAGGCGACCTCGTCGAGCTCCGCGACCCCGTCGGCCACGGCGACCTCCCAGGGCCGTGCGGTCACCGACGCCCTGAAGGCCGACGCCACGCCGTCCGGGAGCGCCTCGGCGAAATCGTCGGCCTCCACCGCCGCCACGCCGACGCCGAGCGGCAGCGTCGACCCCGCGACCGCCAAGCTCCAGGCCCAGTACGCCGCGCTCGACTGCACCGACAAGGCCGTCCGCGCCAAGGCCGGTGACGGTGTCAAGGCCACCGACCCCACGGTGGCCTGTGGCCAGAACTCCTCGGGCCAGTGGCAGAAGTACGTGCTCGGCCCGGCCGAGGTCTCCGGCACGGACATCAAGAGCGCCGCGGCCGTCTTCGACACCCAGAGCGCCGCGGGCTGGAAGGTCACCATGGACTTCACGTCCGGTGGCTCCAAGAAGTTCGCCGACATCACCGGCAAGCTCGCGAAGAACCAGTCCCCGCAGAACCAGTTCGCCATCGTCCTCGACGGTGAGGTCGTCTCCGACCCGTACGTCAGCCAGGCGCTGACCGGCGGCAACGCGGAGATCTCCGGCAGCTTCACGCAGACCGAGGCGCAGGACCTGGCCAACATGCTGAAGTACGGCGCGCTGCCGCTCACCTTCAAGGCGGCGAGCGTCACCACCGTGACGGCGGCCCTCGGCGGCGAGCAGCTGCACGCCGGTCTGATCGCGGGCGCGATCGGCCTGGGCCTGGTCATCATCTACCTGGTGGTCTACTACCGGGGTCTGTCGATCATCGCCATCGCCTCCCTGATGGTCTCCGCCATCCTCACGTACGTGCTCATGGCGTTGCTCGGCCCCGCCATCGGGTTCGCGCTGAACCTGCCGGCGGTCTGCGGTGCCATCGTCGCGATCGGCATCACGGCGGACTCGTTCATCGTGTTCTTCGAACGCATCCGGGACGAGATCCGCGAGGGCCGCAGCCTGCGCCCGGCCGTCGAGCGTGCCTGGCCGCGCGCCCGGCGCACCATCCTGGTCTCCGACTTCGTGTCGTTCCTCGCCGCCGCGGTGCTCTTCATCGTCACCGTCGGCAAGGTCCAGGGCTTCGCGTTCACGCTCGGCCTGACCACGCTGCTCGACGTGGTCGTCGTCTTCCTCTTCACCAAGCCGCTGATGACGATCCTCGCCCGCAAGAAGTTCTACGCGAGCGGCCACAGCTGGTCCGGACTCGACCCGAAGAGGCTGGGCGCCCAGCCGCCGCTGCGCCGCACCCGTCGCGCGTCCGCCCCCGTCGACACGAAGGAGGCGTGA
- the secF gene encoding protein translocase subunit SecF: MSKLGTLGARLHRGEIGYDFVGKRKIWYAISILITITAILGLTVRGLNMGIEFQGGAVFTTQKHMTSSVTQAETYAQDASGHDAIVQKLGDGSLRIQIAGIDTDKSGQIKDQLAKDLKVDSENINADLVGPSWGDQIANKAWEGLAIFMVLVVIYLAIAFEWRMAVAALVALIHDITITVGIYALVGFEVTPGTVIGLLTILGYSLYDTVVVFDSLKEQTKDITKQTRYTYSEIADRSINGTLVRSINTTVVALLPVAGLLFIGGGVLGAGMLNDISLSLFVGLAAGAYSSIFIATPLVADLKEREPQMKALRKRVLAKRAQAAAKGEPLDAPASAVPLDDDEDDATPAVVGPRNQPAPRNRGRGRPSGKRR, encoded by the coding sequence ATGTCGAAACTCGGCACCCTCGGCGCCCGGCTCCACCGCGGTGAGATCGGCTACGACTTCGTCGGCAAGCGCAAGATCTGGTACGCCATCTCGATCCTGATCACCATCACGGCCATCCTCGGCCTGACGGTGCGCGGCCTGAACATGGGCATCGAGTTCCAGGGCGGAGCCGTCTTCACGACGCAGAAGCACATGACGTCCTCGGTGACCCAGGCCGAGACGTACGCGCAGGACGCCTCCGGTCACGACGCCATCGTGCAGAAGCTCGGCGACGGCAGCCTGCGCATCCAGATCGCGGGCATCGACACCGACAAGTCGGGCCAGATCAAGGACCAGCTGGCCAAGGACCTGAAGGTCGACTCGGAGAACATCAACGCGGACCTGGTCGGTCCCAGCTGGGGTGACCAGATCGCCAACAAGGCCTGGGAAGGCCTGGCGATCTTCATGGTCCTCGTCGTGATCTACCTGGCGATCGCCTTCGAGTGGCGCATGGCCGTGGCCGCCCTGGTGGCCCTGATCCACGACATCACCATCACGGTCGGCATCTACGCCCTCGTCGGCTTCGAGGTCACCCCGGGCACGGTGATCGGTCTGCTGACGATCCTCGGTTACTCGCTCTACGACACGGTGGTCGTCTTCGACAGCCTCAAGGAGCAGACGAAGGACATCACCAAACAGACCCGCTACACGTACAGCGAGATCGCCGACCGCTCGATCAACGGCACCCTGGTCCGCTCGATCAACACCACGGTGGTCGCGCTGCTGCCGGTCGCCGGCCTGCTGTTCATCGGCGGTGGCGTCCTCGGCGCGGGCATGCTGAACGACATCTCGCTGTCCCTGTTCGTCGGCCTCGCGGCCGGTGCGTACTCCTCGATCTTCATCGCCACGCCGCTCGTCGCCGACCTCAAGGAGCGCGAGCCGCAGATGAAGGCGCTCAGGAAGCGGGTCCTCGCCAAGCGCGCCCAGGCGGCCGCGAAGGGTGAACCCCTGGACGCCCCGGCCTCGGCCGTCCCGCTCGACGACGACGAGGACGACGCCACTCCGGCGGTCGTCGGCCCGCGCAACCAGCCCGCGCCCCGCAACCGGGGCCGCGGCCGACCTTCGGGGAAGCGCCGATGA
- a CDS encoding adenine phosphoribosyltransferase, translating into MTELTDVSTLLLSRIRDVADYPEPGVMFKDITPLLADPVAFEALTGALAEIAVRTGATKIVGLEARGFILGAPVAVRAGLGFIPVRKAGKLPGATLSQTYDLEYGSAEIEVHAEDLDAGDRILVVDDVLATGGTAEASLQLVRRAGAEVSGVAVLMELGFLGGRSRLEPALGNAPLEALLQI; encoded by the coding sequence ATGACCGAACTGACGGACGTCTCCACGCTGCTGCTCAGCCGTATCCGCGACGTGGCCGACTACCCGGAGCCGGGCGTGATGTTCAAGGACATCACCCCGCTGCTGGCCGACCCGGTGGCCTTCGAGGCGCTCACCGGCGCGCTCGCGGAGATCGCCGTCCGCACCGGGGCGACGAAGATCGTCGGCCTGGAGGCCCGCGGATTCATCCTCGGCGCCCCGGTCGCGGTCCGTGCCGGACTCGGCTTCATCCCCGTACGCAAGGCGGGCAAGCTCCCCGGAGCGACCCTGTCGCAGACGTACGACCTGGAGTACGGCTCCGCCGAGATCGAGGTGCACGCCGAGGACCTGGACGCGGGCGACCGCATCCTGGTCGTCGACGACGTCCTCGCCACCGGTGGCACCGCCGAGGCCTCGCTCCAGCTCGTCCGCCGGGCGGGCGCCGAGGTCTCGGGCGTCGCCGTGCTGATGGAGCTCGGCTTCCTCGGCGGCCGCAGCCGCCTGGAGCCCGCTCTCGGGAACGCTCCGCTGGAGGCACTCCTCCAGATCTGA